From Trueperella pecoris, a single genomic window includes:
- a CDS encoding IS3 family transposase (programmed frameshift), with product MPSKTYTEEFRRDAVAVYENSPGVSINALAAELGVNRNTLQIWVRKYGTGARTTTSTEAASQTPTSVTDAERIRQLERENARLKEERDILRKAAKYFAEGDDLVIRFQFVDDARNDRSVKRLCEVLKLNRSSYDKWKNTSAMRKKRLLSDAILGARVKAVFTKERGCYGAKRITAQLNDDSPGSPVNHKKVARIMRSLQLVGYSKKRKVTTTVSDRRKPVFADLVGRKFTAPAPNQVYVGDITYLPIADGSNMYLATVIDCFSRRLVGFAIADHMRTSLVQDALVMAKGQRGSLDDAIFHSDHGSVYTSHGFQDTCIQLGVRQSMGAIGSSADNALAESFNAALKREVLQDAKTFANQLQCRRDVFRWCTRYNTTRRHSWCGYLAPAVFEQQCPVTLRSAS from the exons ATGCCCAGCAAGACCTACACTGAGGAATTCCGCCGCGACGCGGTCGCCGTCTACGAGAATTCCCCCGGCGTATCGATCAACGCCCTCGCCGCCGAACTCGGCGTCAACCGCAACACCCTCCAGATCTGGGTCCGCAAATATGGCACCGGCGCCCGCACCACCACCAGCACCGAGGCCGCCTCGCAGACCCCAACATCGGTGACCGATGCCGAACGTATCCGCCAGCTGGAACGGGAAAACGCCCGACTGAAGGAAGAGCGCGACATTCTGCGCAAGGCCGCGAAATATTTCGCGGAAG GAGACGACCTGGTGATCCGCTTCCAGTTCGTTGACGACGCCCGGAACGACCGTTCGGTCAAGCGGTTATGTGAGGTTCTGAAACTCAACCGGTCCTCGTACGACAAATGGAAAAACACCTCCGCCATGCGAAAGAAACGTCTGCTCAGCGACGCGATCCTCGGCGCACGGGTCAAGGCCGTGTTCACAAAAGAACGCGGCTGCTACGGTGCCAAACGCATCACGGCGCAACTCAACGACGACTCGCCCGGCAGTCCGGTCAATCACAAGAAAGTCGCCCGGATCATGCGCTCGTTGCAGCTGGTTGGCTACTCGAAGAAACGCAAGGTCACCACGACTGTCTCGGATAGGAGGAAGCCGGTGTTTGCGGACCTGGTGGGGAGGAAATTCACCGCCCCGGCACCGAACCAGGTCTACGTCGGCGATATCACGTACCTGCCGATCGCGGACGGGTCGAATATGTACCTGGCCACGGTCATCGACTGTTTCTCCCGCCGGCTGGTAGGCTTCGCGATCGCCGATCACATGCGTACTTCCCTGGTTCAGGACGCCCTGGTGATGGCCAAGGGCCAGCGCGGAAGTCTCGACGACGCAATTTTTCACTCCGACCACGGAAGCGTATACACCTCGCACGGGTTCCAGGACACCTGCATACAGCTGGGAGTCCGGCAGTCGATGGGCGCGATCGGCAGCAGCGCTGATAACGCCCTGGCGGAGTCCTTCAACGCCGCGTTGAAGCGTGAGGTCCTCCAGGACGCGAAGACGTTTGCCAATCAGTTGCAGTGCCGGCGAGATGTTTTCCGCTGGTGTACCCGCTACAACACCACGCGTCGACATTCCTGGTGCGGGTATCTCGCTCCAGCAGTGTTTGAACAGCAATGTCCTGTTACGCTGAGATCTGCTTCCTGA
- a CDS encoding transposase: MSEATLNRWQATYGSMTKSEAKELQRLRDENTRLKRLLGQAELEKAAWKELSEGNF; the protein is encoded by the coding sequence ATTAGTGAAGCCACGTTGAATAGGTGGCAGGCAACCTATGGGTCGATGACCAAGAGCGAAGCGAAAGAGCTCCAGCGCCTGCGCGATGAGAACACGCGCCTCAAACGCCTCCTGGGTCAGGCAGAGCTGGAGAAGGCTGCGTGGAAAGAATTATCGGAGGGAAACTTCTAA
- a CDS encoding IS3 family transposase, whose translation MERIIGGKLLSPARRHDAVWHLVGLGYSQRLSCQIVGLSRSAYRRARTRESTPDKYADLREWMHEFARDHRRWGHRRAWRNALAEGYGVCRETFRRLWREEGLRVLPRKKRKRLSGHGQRDVPAGQYPNDVWALDFQFDSTWHGKMIKICNIIDEYTREHVAFAVDKKLDAGSVIELLDVACLERGGRPRVIRMDNGPEFIAHALEVWAAEDKTIQALIPPGQPWHNGFVESFHNRMRDELLEDNSIENLEHARLLVAQWSRRYNDFHPHSALGYLSPRKYAEQWKQENTVNA comes from the coding sequence GTGGAAAGAATTATCGGAGGGAAACTTCTAAGCCCAGCTCGCCGCCATGATGCCGTCTGGCATCTCGTTGGGCTGGGCTATTCCCAAAGACTTTCCTGCCAGATCGTTGGGCTCTCTCGCAGTGCTTACCGGCGCGCTAGGACCCGTGAAAGCACGCCGGATAAATACGCGGACTTGCGCGAGTGGATGCACGAGTTCGCGCGTGATCACCGCCGGTGGGGACACCGGCGTGCCTGGAGAAACGCCCTCGCCGAGGGTTATGGGGTATGCCGGGAAACTTTCCGGCGCTTGTGGCGTGAAGAAGGTCTACGCGTGTTGCCGCGCAAGAAGCGTAAACGCCTCAGTGGTCACGGCCAGCGTGATGTTCCTGCTGGCCAGTACCCGAACGACGTGTGGGCGTTGGACTTCCAGTTCGATTCAACCTGGCATGGCAAGATGATCAAGATTTGCAACATTATTGATGAATACACCCGCGAGCACGTCGCCTTCGCGGTCGATAAAAAGCTTGATGCGGGCTCGGTGATCGAACTGCTCGACGTGGCTTGTCTGGAGCGCGGAGGACGCCCTAGGGTGATTCGGATGGACAACGGGCCTGAGTTCATCGCCCACGCCCTCGAGGTTTGGGCGGCCGAGGATAAGACGATCCAAGCGCTCATTCCGCCAGGCCAGCCATGGCATAACGGGTTCGTTGAGTCGTTCCATAACCGGATGCGAGACGAGCTCTTGGAGGATAACAGCATCGAGAACCTTGAGCATGCCCGCCTACTCGTGGCCCAGTGGTCACGGCGCTACAATGACTTCCATCCGCACTCCGCACTCGGCTACCTCAGCCCGCGGAAGTATGCGGAACAATGGAAACAAGAAAACACGGTCAACGCTTAA
- a CDS encoding HNH endonuclease, producing the protein MPRKPKRPCSQPGCPELTDHRFCSAHARAEDERYRTYQRDPAINKRYDHRWRKIRNAYIQVHPLCEQCQTQGRVTPAQEVDHIIPLEDGGTHDEANLRALCKPCHSSKTAREDDRWRQAPRVYAY; encoded by the coding sequence GTGCCGAGGAAACCGAAACGCCCCTGCTCCCAACCCGGCTGCCCAGAACTCACCGACCACCGCTTCTGCTCGGCTCACGCTCGTGCAGAAGACGAGCGGTACCGGACGTACCAGCGGGACCCTGCGATCAACAAACGCTACGACCACCGCTGGCGCAAAATCCGCAACGCCTACATCCAAGTCCACCCGTTGTGCGAACAGTGCCAGACTCAGGGGCGTGTGACGCCAGCCCAAGAGGTTGACCACATCATCCCGCTCGAAGATGGTGGCACGCATGATGAGGCGAACCTGCGAGCCTTGTGTAAGCCGTGTCATTCGTCCAAGACCGCGCGCGAGGATGACCGTTGGAGGCAAGCACCCAGGGTCTACGCCTACTGA